A DNA window from Sulfitobacter noctilucicola contains the following coding sequences:
- a CDS encoding ornithine cyclodeaminase family protein, which produces MTIPMIPFEEGEATLDWIGLTDALAAGHDLPRAEIGDTFLYRGDDTLLSRAAWIDGLGMAVKTATVFPANPSKGVPMINGGLNLYGDADGTLAAIVDFHLVTKWKTAGDSLLAARRLARPDSRNITIVGAGNQGRALHAAYRSAFPDAVFTVWNRTRANAEAMAAELPDLRVADDLETAVSGADIVTSATMSTAPLIKGDWLRPGQHIDLIGAYRPDMREVDDEALLKSRVFVDSFETTIGHIGEINIPLESGVIDRSHLVADYYDLTAFTRKSADEITLFKNGGGAHLDLMTSRYILDRWNARA; this is translated from the coding sequence ATGACCATTCCGATGATCCCTTTTGAGGAGGGCGAGGCTACGCTGGACTGGATTGGCCTGACCGATGCACTGGCCGCCGGTCATGATCTGCCCCGCGCCGAGATAGGCGATACGTTCCTGTACCGTGGCGACGACACCCTACTGAGCCGCGCTGCGTGGATTGACGGTTTAGGCATGGCCGTAAAAACCGCCACTGTATTTCCGGCTAACCCGTCTAAGGGCGTGCCAATGATTAACGGCGGGCTGAACCTTTATGGCGATGCGGATGGCACGCTTGCGGCGATTGTGGATTTCCACCTTGTGACCAAGTGGAAGACCGCGGGCGACAGCTTGCTTGCCGCACGGCGATTGGCGCGACCAGACAGCCGGAACATCACGATCGTTGGTGCAGGCAATCAGGGGCGCGCCTTACATGCGGCTTATAGGTCCGCGTTTCCCGATGCGGTCTTTACTGTCTGGAACCGCACCCGCGCCAACGCGGAGGCCATGGCCGCAGAATTGCCAGATCTGCGCGTGGCCGACGATCTGGAAACGGCTGTGTCAGGTGCAGATATCGTCACATCCGCCACGATGTCGACCGCACCACTGATCAAGGGAGACTGGCTCAGACCCGGCCAGCATATCGACCTGATTGGTGCCTATCGTCCTGACATGCGTGAAGTCGATGATGAAGCTTTGCTGAAGTCGCGTGTCTTTGTGGACAGTTTCGAGACCACCATCGGGCATATCGGTGAAATCAACATTCCGCTGGAAAGCGGCGTAATTGATCGCAGCCATCTGGTTGCGGACTATTACGATCTGACGGCGTTTACCCGTAAGAGCGCGGATGAGATAACCTTGTTCAAGAACGGCGGGGGTGCCCACCTTGATCTGATGACCTCTCGCTACATTCTGGATCGCTGGAACGCGCGCGCATGA
- a CDS encoding HAD family hydrolase, with the protein MTPQAVVFDIGNVLIEWQPERFFDGVIGEGRRRAMFDAVDLHAMNDRVDSGETFQDVITEVAEATPDWHREIMLWHDRWLDMASPAIDHSVRLMGALQARGVPVFSLTNFGIQTYDLAATRYPFLRQFDRDFISGHLGVIKPNPAIYQAVEEAGGIAPQALLFTDDRTDNIAAAAARGWQTHLFEGSQGWADRLVAAGLLSAEDAK; encoded by the coding sequence ATGACACCCCAAGCGGTGGTCTTTGACATTGGGAACGTGTTGATCGAATGGCAGCCCGAACGGTTCTTTGACGGCGTGATCGGTGAGGGCCGCAGGCGTGCGATGTTCGACGCGGTTGATCTGCATGCAATGAATGACCGCGTGGATTCCGGCGAGACATTTCAGGATGTGATCACTGAGGTCGCAGAGGCAACGCCGGACTGGCATCGCGAGATCATGCTATGGCATGACCGCTGGCTCGACATGGCGTCACCGGCGATTGACCATTCCGTACGCCTGATGGGGGCCTTGCAGGCGCGGGGCGTTCCCGTTTTTTCCCTCACGAATTTTGGCATCCAAACCTATGATCTGGCGGCAACCCGCTATCCGTTTCTGCGCCAGTTCGACCGTGATTTCATTTCAGGGCATTTGGGTGTGATCAAACCGAACCCTGCGATCTATCAGGCGGTCGAAGAGGCGGGCGGTATTGCCCCGCAGGCGCTCTTGTTTACCGATGACCGGACCGACAATATCGCGGCAGCAGCCGCGCGCGGCTGGCAGACACATCTTTTTGAGGGATCGCAAGGCTGGGCGGACCGGCTTGTTGCTGCTGGTCTACTTTCTGCGGAGGATGCAAAATGA
- a CDS encoding YaiI/YqxD family protein, translating into MTALYIDADACPVKEEAERVATRHKIKMFVVSNGGLRPSQNPFVETVIVADGPDVADMWIADRCGAGDVVVTGDIPLAAKCVEAGARVLKHSGEALTAANIGNVLATRDLMADLRAADPFRQGGGKSFTKADRSRFLEALERELRAAART; encoded by the coding sequence ATGACGGCGCTCTACATCGATGCGGATGCCTGCCCGGTCAAAGAAGAGGCCGAGCGGGTTGCGACCCGCCATAAGATCAAGATGTTCGTTGTGTCCAACGGTGGTTTGCGTCCGTCCCAAAATCCCTTTGTCGAAACTGTCATTGTCGCTGATGGCCCGGACGTCGCGGACATGTGGATTGCCGACCGGTGCGGGGCGGGCGACGTGGTCGTGACGGGAGATATCCCGCTAGCTGCCAAGTGCGTCGAAGCAGGTGCGCGCGTGCTTAAACACAGTGGCGAAGCGCTGACGGCGGCGAACATCGGCAACGTTCTGGCGACACGCGATCTGATGGCTGACCTGCGGGCGGCGGACCCTTTCCGGCAAGGCGGCGGCAAGAGCTTTACAAAGGCGGACCGCTCCCGTTTTCTCGAAGCGCTGGAACGTGAATTGCGGGCGGCAGCAAGGACATGA
- the fghA gene encoding S-formylglutathione hydrolase: MKTISENACFGGTQGVYSHASAVCQCDMTFGLFLPAEAKDGPVPVLWYLSGLTCTHENAMTKAGAQVWAAEHGIALVFPDTSPRGEDVADDEAYDLGKGAGFYVNATQTPWAPHFQMWDYIAEELPKLLGKNFALDMERQGITGHSMGGHGALTLAMNLPGRFLSVSAFAPIANPTASDWGRKQLTAYLGEETAKWAKHDATLLMQETDFDGPILIDQGASDQFLDLLMPEALAGAIAAKRQQGTFRMQPGYDHSYFFVASFIEDHVAFHADALYAG; encoded by the coding sequence ATGAAAACCATTTCCGAGAATGCCTGCTTTGGCGGGACCCAAGGGGTCTATTCACACGCATCGGCTGTTTGTCAGTGCGATATGACATTCGGGCTGTTTCTGCCCGCAGAAGCAAAGGACGGCCCTGTGCCGGTTCTTTGGTATCTCTCCGGTCTGACTTGCACCCATGAGAACGCCATGACCAAAGCTGGCGCGCAGGTATGGGCCGCCGAACATGGCATCGCACTTGTATTTCCTGATACATCACCGCGCGGCGAAGATGTCGCAGATGATGAAGCCTACGACCTTGGCAAGGGTGCGGGATTCTATGTGAATGCCACACAGACACCATGGGCACCGCATTTCCAGATGTGGGACTATATCGCTGAGGAATTGCCGAAACTTTTGGGCAAAAACTTTGCCCTCGATATGGAGCGGCAGGGCATCACAGGCCATTCGATGGGCGGCCATGGTGCGCTGACGCTGGCGATGAACCTGCCGGGGCGCTTCCTCTCCGTCTCTGCCTTCGCGCCGATCGCCAATCCCACGGCGAGCGATTGGGGCCGTAAACAACTCACTGCATATCTGGGTGAGGAAACCGCGAAATGGGCCAAGCATGACGCGACCCTGTTAATGCAAGAAACGGACTTTGACGGACCAATCCTGATCGACCAAGGCGCAAGCGATCAATTTCTTGACCTGCTGATGCCCGAAGCGCTGGCTGGTGCGATTGCCGCCAAACGGCAGCAGGGCACCTTCCGGATGCAACCCGGGTACGACCACAGCTATTTCTTCGTCGCGTCCTTCATTGAGGACCACGTCGCCTTCCACGCCGACGCGCTTTATGCAGGTTAA
- a CDS encoding AEC family transporter, producing MLAIFLKTLPFFALIGVGYWAGRTRFFSAEATAYLTKFVFYFALSAMLFRFSANLSLVEVWDTRMVVAYLWGTSFVYGIASLVGFLRGLDVATNAIEAQCAVIGNAGFLGVPMLALLLGPEAIGPVLMVLAVDLIVFSSLIVILITGARDGQVSLRMVRAIALGLVKNPMIVAITLGFAWSGLGVPIPVPLNEFLDILGGAATPGALFAIGASLALTKPDKMQIAGWLTFCKLVLHPLFVGFAALFLFGVDPFKAGVLIAAAALPVAGNVYMLAQHYGVAPARVSTAILVSTVLSILTVSLVVGWVTP from the coding sequence ATGCTCGCGATCTTCCTAAAGACATTGCCTTTCTTTGCCCTGATCGGGGTCGGCTACTGGGCCGGACGCACCCGGTTTTTCAGCGCCGAGGCCACGGCCTATCTGACGAAATTTGTGTTCTACTTTGCTTTGTCGGCGATGCTTTTCCGTTTTTCGGCGAACCTGTCACTGGTCGAGGTCTGGGACACACGCATGGTGGTCGCCTATCTTTGGGGCACGTCGTTTGTGTACGGCATCGCATCGCTCGTCGGCTTTTTACGCGGCCTCGACGTTGCGACAAACGCCATCGAAGCGCAATGTGCCGTGATCGGGAACGCGGGGTTTCTCGGCGTGCCGATGCTGGCGCTTTTGTTGGGGCCAGAGGCGATTGGCCCCGTGCTGATGGTATTGGCCGTTGATCTTATTGTATTTTCCAGTCTGATCGTGATCCTGATTACCGGCGCACGAGACGGTCAGGTCAGTCTGCGCATGGTCCGCGCTATTGCGCTGGGGCTGGTTAAGAACCCGATGATTGTTGCGATCACATTAGGATTTGCGTGGTCAGGATTGGGTGTGCCGATCCCCGTGCCATTAAACGAATTCCTCGATATTCTGGGCGGTGCTGCGACGCCCGGCGCGCTTTTTGCGATCGGTGCGTCACTGGCGTTGACCAAACCCGACAAAATGCAGATTGCAGGCTGGCTTACCTTTTGCAAACTGGTGCTGCATCCACTGTTCGTCGGCTTCGCCGCGCTGTTTCTTTTCGGTGTTGATCCTTTCAAGGCGGGCGTGCTGATCGCGGCAGCTGCACTGCCGGTGGCGGGCAATGTCTATATGCTCGCGCAACACTACGGTGTCGCGCCTGCACGCGTCTCAACCGCGATCCTCGTCTCGACCGTGCTCAGTATTCTGACCGTCAGCCTTGTGGTGGGCTGGGTCACCCCGTAA
- the mbfA gene encoding iron exporter MbfA, translating to MRFALNRKRFRDLSEQEVLALAISSEEDDARIYRGYAESLRTEYPQSAAVFDGMAAEEDDHRKRLIDLHEVRFGPTIPLIRREHVSGYYARRPVWLVENLGLDRIRAEAAAMEQDAERFYLAAAARTSDAQTRKLLGDLAAAEAGHQNTAQDLSDQHLDDESLASEDDRARRQFLLTWVQPGLAGLMDGSVSTLAPIFATAFATQDTWTTFLVGLAASVGAGISMGFTEAASDDGQLSGRGSPWKRGFASGIMTTLGGLGHALPYLITDFWTATIIAFAVVFIELWAIAWIQNKYMDTPFFRAAFQVVIGGALVFAAGVLIGSG from the coding sequence ATGCGATTTGCACTTAACAGAAAGCGTTTCAGAGATTTGTCGGAGCAAGAGGTGCTGGCACTCGCCATTTCCTCAGAGGAAGACGATGCGCGAATCTATCGCGGGTATGCCGAAAGCTTGCGAACGGAATATCCCCAATCAGCTGCGGTGTTTGATGGCATGGCAGCAGAAGAAGACGACCACCGCAAGCGCCTGATTGACCTGCACGAAGTCCGCTTTGGCCCAACAATTCCACTGATCCGGCGCGAACATGTCTCTGGCTATTACGCGCGCCGTCCCGTTTGGCTGGTCGAGAATTTGGGTCTGGATCGCATCCGCGCAGAAGCGGCTGCGATGGAGCAGGATGCGGAGCGTTTCTATCTTGCCGCCGCGGCACGCACCAGCGATGCGCAGACACGCAAATTGCTGGGTGATCTGGCGGCGGCGGAAGCTGGTCATCAGAATACGGCCCAAGACCTTAGCGACCAACATCTGGACGACGAAAGCCTTGCATCGGAAGACGACCGCGCGCGTCGGCAGTTTTTGTTGACTTGGGTGCAGCCGGGTTTGGCCGGGCTGATGGACGGGTCCGTGTCTACCCTCGCCCCGATCTTTGCTACCGCTTTCGCCACTCAGGATACATGGACTACCTTCCTGGTCGGCCTTGCCGCGTCGGTCGGTGCAGGTATCTCGATGGGTTTCACAGAGGCGGCCTCTGATGATGGTCAATTGTCGGGGCGCGGCTCTCCCTGGAAGCGCGGTTTTGCCTCCGGCATCATGACAACATTGGGCGGATTGGGTCACGCCCTGCCCTATCTGATTACCGACTTCTGGACGGCGACAATCATCGCCTTTGCCGTCGTGTTTATCGAACTTTGGGCAATTGCATGGATCCAGAACAAATACATGGACACGCCATTTTTCCGTGCGGCGTTTCAAGTGGTGATTGGTGGCGCGCTTGTGTTTGCGGCAGGGGTGTTGATCGGCTCGGGCTAG
- a CDS encoding TetR/AcrR family transcriptional regulator, with amino-acid sequence MTSDAPQVRKGRKFDQVLAGARAVFMADGFEGASVDEIARVAAVSKATLYSYFPDKRVLFMEVANAECGRQSQEAVENIASSGPPHLVLSHLGQHFLRFITSDFGLQIFRICVAESDRFPQIGQQFYNSGPAVMQAEMIAYFQDAAARGELQLDDCKLAADQFGELCKADIWPRLIFGVSKTVSDAEIDRVVKGAVEMFLARYGTEKTIGEMR; translated from the coding sequence ATGACATCTGACGCGCCACAGGTCCGCAAAGGCCGCAAATTCGATCAGGTACTTGCAGGTGCGCGTGCGGTCTTCATGGCTGACGGCTTTGAGGGTGCGAGTGTTGATGAAATCGCCCGCGTTGCTGCGGTGTCCAAGGCGACGCTGTACAGCTACTTTCCTGATAAGCGGGTTCTGTTTATGGAGGTCGCCAATGCGGAGTGTGGGCGGCAGTCACAGGAAGCGGTAGAGAATATCGCATCTTCAGGCCCACCGCATCTGGTGCTGAGCCATTTGGGACAGCATTTCCTACGTTTCATCACCTCTGACTTCGGACTACAGATTTTCCGGATTTGCGTGGCGGAATCAGATCGTTTTCCCCAAATCGGCCAGCAATTCTACAACTCCGGACCTGCCGTGATGCAGGCCGAGATGATCGCATATTTTCAGGACGCCGCCGCACGCGGTGAGTTGCAGCTTGACGACTGCAAGCTGGCCGCCGACCAGTTTGGCGAATTGTGCAAGGCTGATATCTGGCCAAGATTGATCTTTGGTGTCAGCAAGACTGTATCCGACGCTGAGATTGACCGCGTTGTAAAAGGGGCCGTCGAGATGTTTCTGGCCCGCTACGGAACCGAAAAGACAATAGGAGAGATGAGATGA
- a CDS encoding I78 family peptidase inhibitor, producing MKTVICVMAAAAMLAGCGAPMAQKSSSTRATASGPDTCNATAYQNLIGQDAVVDLSLPEPKRTYRLDQPVTTDFNPARLNIKLDETDTIIAIDCG from the coding sequence ATGAAGACTGTAATCTGTGTGATGGCCGCGGCCGCGATGCTGGCTGGATGTGGTGCGCCGATGGCGCAAAAGTCATCCAGCACCCGCGCGACTGCCTCCGGCCCGGATACCTGCAATGCGACAGCTTACCAGAACCTGATCGGACAGGATGCCGTGGTCGACCTGTCCTTGCCAGAGCCAAAGCGCACCTACCGTCTGGATCAGCCTGTGACGACAGATTTTAATCCTGCGCGCCTGAACATCAAGCTGGATGAGACGGATACGATTATCGCTATCGACTGCGGCTGA
- the paaK gene encoding phenylacetate--CoA ligase PaaK: MKDLTPEKGTLDPIEIASRDEISALQLERMQWSLRHAYDNVPFYKKSFDAAGVHPDDLKDLSDLAKFPFTVKTDLRDNYPFKMFAVPREKVARIHASSGTTGQPTVVGYTQTDLDNWASVVARSLRAAGMRPGDMLHNAYGYGLFTGGLGIHLGADALGLSTYPVSGGMTPRQVRLIDDFKPKGITVTPSYALSILDEFAAQGLDPRESSLEVGIFGAEPWTNAMRQEIEQAFDMHAVDIYGLSEVMGPGVSMECVETKDGLHIWEDHFYPEIINPETGEPVAEGEQGELVFTSLTKEAFPIIRYRTRDLTRLLPGTARSMRRMEKVTGRSDDMIILRGVNVFPTQIEEALMATTGLAPHFQIELSRPDRMDQMRVLCECADMSVNAEARQIAARAMAAQIKQTVGISVAIEVADVGGVPRSEGKAVRIVDNRPKE, from the coding sequence ATGAAAGACCTCACGCCGGAAAAAGGGACGCTGGACCCGATAGAAATCGCAAGCCGCGACGAGATTTCAGCGCTACAACTTGAGCGGATGCAGTGGTCGCTGAGACATGCCTATGACAACGTCCCGTTCTATAAAAAGAGCTTTGACGCGGCGGGCGTTCATCCGGATGACCTGAAAGACCTGTCCGATCTGGCCAAATTCCCCTTCACGGTAAAGACTGACCTGCGCGACAATTATCCCTTCAAAATGTTTGCTGTTCCACGCGAAAAGGTTGCCCGCATCCATGCGTCATCAGGGACCACGGGCCAGCCAACCGTCGTCGGCTATACCCAGACCGATCTGGACAACTGGGCCAGCGTTGTGGCGCGATCGTTGCGGGCGGCAGGGATGCGGCCTGGCGATATGCTGCACAATGCCTATGGCTACGGTCTTTTTACCGGCGGACTTGGCATCCATCTGGGGGCTGATGCGCTGGGGCTTTCGACCTATCCCGTGTCGGGGGGCATGACACCGCGCCAGGTGCGCCTCATCGACGATTTCAAACCTAAAGGTATCACTGTCACACCATCCTATGCGCTTTCCATCCTTGATGAATTCGCCGCACAGGGGCTCGATCCGCGGGAAAGCTCGCTGGAAGTCGGGATTTTTGGCGCGGAGCCGTGGACAAACGCCATGCGTCAGGAGATCGAACAAGCCTTTGATATGCATGCGGTTGATATCTACGGACTATCGGAGGTGATGGGGCCCGGTGTTTCCATGGAGTGTGTGGAGACCAAAGACGGGCTGCACATTTGGGAAGACCACTTCTATCCCGAGATCATTAATCCCGAAACCGGTGAGCCGGTGGCAGAAGGCGAACAGGGAGAGCTGGTGTTTACCTCGCTCACGAAAGAAGCCTTTCCGATCATTCGCTACCGCACCCGCGATCTGACGCGGCTCTTGCCCGGCACGGCACGTAGCATGCGACGGATGGAAAAGGTCACTGGACGCAGTGACGACATGATTATCTTGCGGGGCGTGAACGTCTTTCCCACCCAGATCGAAGAGGCGCTGATGGCCACAACAGGTCTGGCTCCGCATTTCCAGATCGAGCTGAGCCGCCCTGACCGGATGGACCAGATGCGCGTACTATGTGAATGCGCTGACATGAGCGTTAATGCCGAAGCACGGCAGATCGCAGCCCGCGCAATGGCCGCGCAGATCAAACAGACCGTGGGCATCAGTGTTGCGATCGAAGTGGCGGATGTAGGCGGCGTGCCACGATCCGAGGGCAAAGCCGTGAGGATCGTGGACAACCGGCCCAAGGAGTAG
- the paaI gene encoding hydroxyphenylacetyl-CoA thioesterase PaaI, producing the protein MTPQMRARKCADLMFASDSASPGLGMAITDIGPGHATMTMTVRQDMLNGHRICHGGFIFTLADSAFAFACNSYNQLVVAQQNQITYLSPGKEGEVLTATATEASRSGRSGVYDVRVTGEDGRAVALFRGLSRSVKGQHFPEEETTE; encoded by the coding sequence ATGACCCCGCAGATGCGTGCCCGAAAATGTGCGGATCTGATGTTCGCATCCGACAGCGCCTCGCCCGGATTGGGCATGGCGATTACAGATATCGGGCCGGGCCATGCAACGATGACAATGACCGTGCGGCAGGACATGCTGAACGGACACCGCATTTGTCACGGTGGTTTCATCTTTACGCTGGCTGACAGCGCCTTTGCCTTTGCCTGCAACAGCTACAACCAGCTGGTCGTCGCTCAACAGAACCAGATTACGTATCTGTCGCCGGGAAAAGAGGGCGAGGTTCTGACAGCGACCGCAACAGAAGCGTCCCGCAGCGGCCGCTCTGGTGTTTATGATGTGCGCGTCACCGGAGAGGACGGCCGCGCAGTTGCCTTGTTTCGCGGTCTTTCGCGCAGCGTCAAAGGGCAGCATTTCCCCGAGGAGGAGACCACGGAATGA
- a CDS encoding DUF2794 domain-containing protein — protein sequence MTVHIPPQTTPFERPPEQVAFHRTELSVILSLYGRMVAAGEWRDYGISCLKEMAVFSVFRRTAEIPLYRIEKRPKLRNRQGMYAVVGPGGQILRRGHDLKSVLRVLERKLIRAVE from the coding sequence ATGACAGTCCATATCCCTCCCCAGACAACTCCATTTGAACGCCCTCCCGAACAGGTTGCCTTCCACCGGACCGAATTGTCGGTGATCCTGTCTTTATACGGGCGCATGGTGGCCGCGGGCGAATGGCGTGATTACGGTATCTCATGCCTGAAAGAGATGGCCGTGTTTTCGGTCTTCCGGCGCACTGCCGAAATTCCGCTATACCGCATCGAAAAACGCCCGAAATTGCGCAATCGTCAAGGTATGTATGCCGTGGTCGGGCCGGGCGGCCAAATCCTGCGACGGGGACACGATCTTAAATCAGTACTGCGTGTTCTAGAGCGCAAGCTCATCCGCGCTGTGGAGTGA
- a CDS encoding NlpC/P60 family protein codes for MSDPRLTPDPALVTGSTSARIIRPVVDLCRSPEGPRDRQLLFGETVTVLGDVDGWSYVQSVKDGYCGHLRSACLGPDQTATHIVSAPATHVYARADFKSADRMSLSHASRLRVTDTDGRFACTSIGYVPLVHLTEITTRGTDPADIAALFLGTPYLWGGNSRFGIDCSGVVQAALLACGLPCPGDSDMQQSLGVAADGGYRRNDLLFWKGHVALVTSADQLIHANAGAMACVYEGIEETIHRIETQGDGPVTAHRRLPSLHSADELAL; via the coding sequence ATGAGCGATCCGCGTCTGACCCCTGATCCTGCGCTTGTGACAGGCAGTACCAGCGCGCGGATCATCAGACCTGTTGTCGACCTGTGCCGCAGTCCCGAAGGCCCACGCGATCGTCAGTTGCTGTTCGGGGAAACGGTTACGGTTCTGGGTGACGTGGACGGATGGTCCTACGTGCAATCGGTGAAGGACGGCTATTGCGGCCACCTGCGATCGGCTTGTCTTGGGCCGGATCAAACCGCGACGCATATCGTCAGCGCGCCAGCCACCCATGTATACGCGCGCGCAGATTTCAAATCAGCGGACCGGATGAGCCTTAGCCACGCCAGCCGCCTTCGTGTGACAGATACGGACGGCAGATTTGCCTGCACCTCTATCGGGTACGTGCCACTTGTACATCTGACGGAAATCACCACCAGAGGCACCGACCCCGCTGACATTGCGGCGCTTTTTCTCGGGACGCCTTATCTTTGGGGCGGCAACAGCCGGTTCGGGATCGACTGTTCCGGCGTAGTGCAAGCAGCACTATTGGCATGCGGCCTGCCCTGCCCTGGCGACAGTGACATGCAGCAAAGCCTCGGCGTAGCTGCCGATGGCGGATACAGGCGCAACGATCTGTTATTCTGGAAAGGCCACGTGGCACTGGTCACGAGTGCGGACCAGCTGATCCATGCGAATGCCGGTGCCATGGCCTGCGTCTATGAAGGCATCGAAGAAACGATCCATCGTATTGAAACGCAAGGCGACGGGCCGGTGACAGCCCACCGGCGTCTGCCATCACTCCACAGCGCGGATGAGCTTGCGCTCTAG
- a CDS encoding leucyl aminopeptidase family protein, translating to MPQTFADPAAASIPLHVISEEQLENWLSEQPERNRSWLKAQGFTGALGQAVTLPDDEGGIALAAIGFGTEKARKRGRFHLAAAAPKLPEGVYKIASGLEQTVAENECLGWLLAGYRFDRYSKQSPLQAELVAPDSVDVKKIEARAAGETLTRDLINTPASDMGPPDLELAARDLAKQHNARITVTTGEDLLTQNFPMIHTVGRAADRAPRLIDMRWGSNGPKLTLVGKGVCFDTGGLNLKPGASMGLMKKDMGGAAAVLGLAHMIMATGLGVQLRVLIPAVENSVSGNAFRPGDILTSRKGLTVEINNTDAEGRLVLADALALADEESPDQIISMATLTGAARVAVGPDLAPYFSDDAGFVSALETAAVAQDDPVWRLPFHDPYEPMIEPGIADLDNAPKGGFAGCITAALFLRRFVTQSPYAHFDIYGWQPADAPARQKGGVGQATRALHAALTPLLNL from the coding sequence ATGCCACAGACTTTCGCCGATCCCGCCGCCGCGTCCATCCCGCTTCATGTTATCAGTGAAGAACAGCTGGAAAACTGGCTTTCCGAACAACCAGAGCGTAACCGTTCCTGGTTGAAGGCGCAGGGCTTTACCGGTGCCTTGGGTCAGGCAGTTACACTGCCGGATGATGAGGGTGGCATAGCACTGGCAGCCATCGGTTTCGGGACTGAAAAAGCACGCAAACGCGGTCGTTTCCATCTGGCCGCTGCCGCACCGAAACTTCCCGAAGGTGTCTACAAGATCGCAAGCGGGCTGGAGCAAACTGTCGCCGAAAACGAGTGCCTTGGATGGTTGCTCGCTGGTTATCGGTTTGACCGCTATAGCAAACAATCCCCCCTGCAGGCAGAGCTTGTCGCGCCTGATAGCGTAGATGTCAAAAAGATCGAAGCCCGTGCCGCTGGCGAGACGTTGACGCGCGATCTTATCAATACGCCTGCCAGCGATATGGGTCCGCCCGATCTGGAACTGGCGGCTCGCGATCTCGCGAAACAGCATAATGCAAGAATCACCGTGACCACCGGAGAGGACCTGCTTACCCAGAACTTCCCGATGATCCATACGGTTGGCCGCGCGGCAGACCGTGCGCCGCGTCTGATTGATATGCGGTGGGGCAGCAATGGGCCAAAGCTGACGCTGGTCGGCAAGGGTGTCTGCTTTGATACCGGCGGGCTAAACCTAAAACCCGGCGCGTCGATGGGTTTGATGAAAAAGGATATGGGCGGTGCTGCGGCAGTCTTGGGACTGGCCCATATGATCATGGCAACCGGTCTAGGCGTTCAGCTTCGGGTTCTCATTCCAGCGGTCGAGAATTCCGTTTCAGGCAATGCATTCAGGCCCGGTGACATTCTGACTTCACGCAAGGGTCTGACGGTCGAGATCAACAACACCGATGCCGAAGGGCGTCTGGTTCTTGCCGATGCCCTTGCCTTGGCAGATGAGGAAAGCCCCGACCAGATCATTTCGATGGCGACCCTTACAGGTGCCGCGCGGGTGGCAGTCGGACCGGACCTCGCCCCTTATTTCAGCGATGATGCCGGCTTTGTGTCAGCGCTTGAGACTGCGGCGGTTGCACAGGATGATCCGGTTTGGCGCTTGCCGTTTCACGATCCTTACGAGCCGATGATCGAACCCGGCATTGCCGATCTGGACAACGCCCCCAAGGGCGGTTTTGCGGGTTGCATTACAGCAGCACTTTTCCTGCGCCGGTTTGTCACACAGAGCCCATACGCACATTTCGACATTTACGGCTGGCAGCCAGCCGATGCGCCTGCACGCCAAAAAGGTGGGGTGGGTCAGGCGACGCGTGCATTACATGCGGCACTGACCCCGCTGCTGAACCTATGA